Proteins encoded within one genomic window of Acidovorax sp. 107:
- a CDS encoding DeoR/GlpR family DNA-binding transcription regulator — protein MLTTQRKQLLLARLQQDGQIVAKAFSEELGISEDTVRRDLRELAAEGRLQRVHGGALPAPAAVGNLQAREQLAPEDKRALGRAGAALVLPGQVVILDGGTTSLQVVQHLPLDLRATVVTHSPTVAVALAGHTQVEVLMLGGRLFRHSMVNVGASVVEAAAQLRADLYLMGVTGVHAEAGLTTGDFEEAAVKRALHQRAAETVVLASIDKLGTASPFSVAPLRELAALVVPAATPQALRKKLQAGGAKVEIAAG, from the coding sequence ATGCTGACCACCCAACGCAAACAGCTCCTGCTCGCTCGACTTCAGCAGGACGGCCAGATCGTGGCCAAGGCCTTCAGCGAAGAGCTGGGTATCTCGGAAGACACCGTGCGGCGTGACCTGCGCGAGCTGGCCGCCGAGGGCCGCCTGCAGCGTGTGCACGGCGGCGCCCTGCCCGCCCCGGCCGCTGTGGGCAATCTGCAGGCGCGCGAACAACTCGCGCCCGAAGACAAACGCGCCCTGGGCCGCGCCGGGGCCGCGCTGGTGTTGCCCGGCCAGGTGGTGATCCTGGACGGGGGCACCACGTCATTGCAGGTGGTGCAGCACCTGCCGCTGGACTTGCGCGCCACCGTGGTCACGCACAGCCCCACCGTGGCGGTGGCGCTGGCTGGGCACACGCAGGTGGAGGTGCTGATGCTGGGGGGGCGTTTGTTCCGCCACTCGATGGTGAATGTGGGTGCCAGCGTGGTCGAGGCCGCCGCCCAGCTGCGGGCCGACCTGTACCTGATGGGTGTGACCGGCGTGCATGCCGAGGCCGGCCTGACCACGGGAGACTTTGAGGAAGCCGCCGTCAAGCGCGCCCTGCACCAGCGGGCGGCAGAAACGGTGGTGCTGGCCTCAATTGACAAGCTGGGCACGGCATCCCCGTTCAGCGTGGCCCCCTTGCGCGAACTGGCCGCGCTGGTGGTGCCCGCCGCCACGCCGCAGGCGCTGCGCAAAAAGCTGCAGGCCGGCGGCGCCAAGGTGGAGATCGCTGCAGGCTGA
- a CDS encoding NUDIX domain-containing protein — MSRPVPDVPVAELNARTEHVKLLEVQVLSDNWYVLRKVTCSLRRRDGQWQTMSREAYDRGNGAALLLFDPRRSTVVLTRQFRLPAFLNGCADGLLIETCAGLLDGDDPETCIRREAEEETGYRVRQPRKVFEAYMSPGSVTEKLHLFVAEYEPGDRIRSGGGLEGEGEDIEVIDMPLADALAGIANGTIQDGKTIMLLQHVALGLLGHAG, encoded by the coding sequence ATGAGCCGCCCCGTGCCCGATGTCCCCGTCGCCGAGCTGAACGCCCGCACCGAGCATGTGAAGCTGCTGGAGGTGCAGGTGCTCTCCGACAACTGGTATGTGCTGCGCAAGGTCACCTGCTCACTGCGCCGGCGCGACGGCCAATGGCAGACGATGAGCCGCGAGGCCTATGACCGGGGCAACGGCGCCGCGCTGCTGTTGTTCGACCCGCGCCGCAGCACCGTGGTGCTGACGCGCCAGTTCCGGCTGCCCGCCTTTCTCAATGGTTGCGCTGACGGTTTGCTGATCGAGACCTGCGCAGGCCTGCTTGACGGCGACGACCCCGAAACCTGCATCCGCCGCGAGGCCGAGGAAGAAACCGGCTACCGCGTGCGCCAGCCGCGCAAGGTGTTCGAGGCGTACATGAGCCCGGGCTCGGTGACGGAGAAGCTGCACCTCTTCGTGGCCGAATACGAGCCCGGCGACCGCATCCGCAGCGGCGGCGGCCTAGAGGGAGAGGGCGAAGACATCGAGGTGATCGATATGCCGCTGGCCGACGCCCTGGCGGGCATTGCCAACGGCACGATACAGGACGGCAAGACCATCATGCTGCTGCAGCATGTGGCCTTGGGGTTGCTGGGCCACGCCGGCTAA
- a CDS encoding penicillin acylase family protein, with product MHEPSTHRGLSMALTTLAAACTALFLAGCAGQPGAAGTDRSVTIERTTYGIPHITANDAESLAYGVAYAYAQDNVCMTADQLVTARGQRSSTFGAQTIGLLGRRYIPNAQIDLFMAAHMDDAMLERAWAKTSAETQALARGYVAGYNRFLVDNAATLPEACRGKPWVQPMTMAQYRRMAEVVAVQAGIAALADGMLGAQPPAAKAAQAPAADVNLADAAQALRDVGLLDSPLGSNAWAFGKDVTANGSGMLLGNPHFPWSGPNRFYEMHLTMPGQMDVMGVGIGTYPMVSIGFNKDVAWSHTVSTGKRFTFYEVTLAEGDPTTYLVDGKPEKMTARKVNTQIPGPDGKLQTREHTVWSTRWGPLVVVPRAGLTWNAKTAYALRDANTGNTRMMDAALAFARARSVQDLHKAHANLGLPWVNTLAADRSGQAMYADVSVVPDVDAAQLARCAPSQPAAALRAAAGLVVLNGSRADCDWRRDNASPVPGLIPIGRMPVAFRTDWVHNSNDSFVYTHPGQKFEGISPLVGDASLTRPRTRAGLAEIPEMLSRGKVTLQAIQGQLFENRNFMAQVVVPDLLAACDKAPTAESRDGCTALKGWDRRNNVDARGAHVFREFWRTARNIPGVHRVPFDPAQPVATPAGLKMDDATTAAKVWEALDGAVKAIRTSGYTLDATLGSVQRPAITEEAIALHGGEEFEGVLNNLGRQEPAPINKAGLRIDYGTSYVQTVTFDAKGPVAQAILTYGQSTNPASPHANDQMREFSAKRWHTLPFHRDDVVKARVGEPLRLVRP from the coding sequence ATGCACGAACCCTCAACCCATCGCGGCCTCTCGATGGCCCTGACCACCCTGGCAGCGGCCTGCACCGCCCTCTTCCTGGCGGGCTGCGCCGGCCAGCCAGGCGCTGCAGGCACAGACCGCAGCGTGACCATTGAGCGCACCACCTACGGCATTCCGCACATCACCGCGAACGACGCCGAATCGCTGGCCTACGGCGTGGCGTACGCCTACGCGCAAGACAACGTCTGCATGACTGCTGACCAGCTTGTGACCGCGCGGGGCCAGCGCAGCAGCACCTTTGGCGCACAGACCATCGGGCTGCTGGGCCGCCGCTATATCCCCAACGCGCAGATCGACCTGTTCATGGCCGCCCACATGGACGACGCCATGCTGGAGCGCGCCTGGGCCAAGACCAGTGCCGAAACGCAAGCCCTGGCGCGCGGCTATGTGGCGGGCTACAACCGATTCCTGGTCGACAACGCCGCCACGCTGCCCGAGGCCTGCCGGGGCAAGCCCTGGGTGCAACCCATGACCATGGCCCAGTACCGCCGCATGGCCGAAGTGGTGGCCGTGCAGGCTGGCATCGCCGCGCTGGCCGACGGCATGCTGGGCGCCCAGCCGCCCGCCGCCAAGGCGGCGCAGGCACCCGCTGCTGACGTGAACCTGGCCGATGCCGCCCAGGCGCTGCGCGATGTGGGCCTGCTCGATTCGCCCCTGGGCTCCAACGCCTGGGCCTTTGGCAAGGACGTGACGGCCAACGGCAGCGGCATGCTGCTGGGCAACCCGCACTTCCCGTGGAGCGGCCCCAATCGCTTCTATGAAATGCACCTCACCATGCCCGGCCAGATGGACGTGATGGGCGTGGGCATCGGCACCTACCCCATGGTCTCCATCGGCTTCAACAAAGACGTGGCCTGGTCTCACACGGTGTCCACCGGCAAGCGTTTCACCTTTTACGAAGTCACTCTGGCCGAAGGCGACCCCACCACCTACCTGGTGGACGGCAAGCCCGAGAAGATGACCGCCCGCAAGGTCAACACCCAGATCCCCGGCCCGGACGGCAAGCTGCAGACGCGGGAGCACACCGTGTGGTCCACCCGCTGGGGCCCGCTGGTGGTGGTGCCCCGCGCGGGCCTGACCTGGAACGCCAAGACCGCCTACGCCCTGCGCGACGCCAACACCGGCAACACCCGCATGATGGACGCGGCCCTGGCCTTTGCGCGTGCACGCTCGGTGCAAGACCTGCACAAGGCCCACGCCAACCTGGGCCTGCCCTGGGTGAACACGCTGGCGGCCGACCGCAGCGGCCAGGCCATGTATGCCGACGTGAGCGTGGTGCCCGACGTGGACGCCGCCCAGCTCGCCCGTTGCGCCCCCAGCCAGCCCGCCGCCGCACTGCGCGCCGCAGCCGGCTTGGTGGTGCTGAACGGATCACGCGCCGACTGCGACTGGCGCCGCGACAACGCATCGCCCGTGCCAGGACTCATCCCCATCGGCCGCATGCCGGTGGCCTTCCGCACAGACTGGGTGCACAACAGCAACGACAGCTTTGTCTACACCCACCCCGGCCAGAAGTTTGAGGGCATCTCGCCCCTGGTGGGCGACGCCAGCCTGACCCGGCCACGCACCCGCGCCGGTCTGGCCGAGATTCCTGAAATGCTCAGCCGGGGCAAGGTCACGCTGCAGGCCATCCAGGGCCAGTTGTTCGAGAACCGCAACTTCATGGCCCAAGTGGTAGTACCCGACCTGCTGGCTGCGTGCGACAAGGCCCCCACGGCCGAATCCCGCGACGGCTGCACGGCCCTCAAAGGCTGGGACCGCCGCAACAACGTCGATGCCCGCGGCGCCCATGTGTTCCGCGAGTTCTGGCGCACCGCGCGCAACATCCCCGGCGTGCACCGCGTGCCCTTCGACCCTGCGCAACCCGTGGCCACCCCGGCAGGCCTGAAGATGGACGACGCCACCACCGCTGCCAAGGTGTGGGAGGCGCTGGACGGCGCCGTCAAGGCCATCCGCACCAGCGGCTACACGCTCGACGCCACGCTGGGCAGCGTGCAACGCCCCGCCATCACCGAAGAAGCGATTGCGCTGCACGGCGGCGAGGAGTTTGAAGGCGTGCTCAACAACCTGGGCCGCCAAGAGCCCGCGCCCATCAACAAGGCGGGTCTGCGCATCGACTACGGCACCAGCTATGTGCAGACCGTGACCTTCGACGCCAAGGGCCCGGTGGCCCAGGCCATCCTGACCTACGGCCAGTCCACCAACCCCGCATCGCCCCACGCCAACGACCAGATGCGCGAGTTCTCGGCCAAGCGCTGGCATACCCTGCCCTTCCACCGCGACGACGTGGTGAAGGCGCGCGTGGGCGAGCCACTGCGGCTGGTGCGGCCTTGA
- a CDS encoding GlxA family transcriptional regulator produces MPLAKTAPPSCLNVGILWGHGSIASTAAAAVDALRAMNMLAAMRPGGAQPVVRWLWLQMPQERDAAPPPVPGADVGPEVLDVVVIPGWLVPTGPQLREISQRYSQHFGAMLRGHLQRGGLVAALFNGSSLLAHCGLLAGRKAALPWVFAPSIVLQSSESGAKTVDVAEVIWQRERTWQRDGALWTTASLQDTLAAMLDLLAQTPAAELAQAASHALLFDPQRQLTATTAMETPTGHPLAAGALEQARRWLQDHRNEPYSLQATARAAATSPRTLLRWFAQVHGETPQDYLHRLRIAQAQALLQTTYLTVDDVAQQCGYNDTGSFRKVFTRVAGVTPGAYRQRFKLRTSRKQWLGRQGLSGDDGPV; encoded by the coding sequence ATGCCCCTTGCCAAAACTGCCCCGCCGTCTTGCCTGAACGTAGGCATCCTCTGGGGGCACGGCAGCATTGCCAGTACCGCCGCCGCTGCGGTGGACGCTCTGCGCGCCATGAACATGCTGGCGGCGATGCGCCCAGGGGGCGCGCAGCCCGTGGTGCGCTGGTTGTGGCTGCAGATGCCGCAGGAGCGCGATGCCGCCCCGCCGCCGGTGCCCGGCGCAGACGTGGGCCCAGAGGTGCTGGATGTGGTCGTCATCCCCGGCTGGCTGGTCCCCACCGGGCCGCAGTTGCGCGAGATCAGTCAACGCTATAGCCAGCACTTTGGCGCCATGCTGCGGGGCCACCTGCAGCGGGGCGGGCTGGTGGCAGCGCTGTTCAACGGGTCCAGCCTGCTGGCGCACTGTGGCCTGCTGGCGGGGCGCAAGGCGGCGTTGCCCTGGGTGTTTGCGCCGTCCATCGTGCTGCAGTCCAGTGAGAGCGGCGCCAAGACGGTCGATGTGGCTGAAGTGATCTGGCAGCGGGAGCGAACCTGGCAGCGCGATGGCGCCCTATGGACCACGGCCTCGCTGCAAGACACCCTGGCGGCCATGCTGGACTTGCTGGCCCAGACACCGGCGGCCGAGCTGGCGCAGGCCGCATCGCACGCGCTGCTGTTCGATCCCCAGCGCCAGCTGACCGCCACCACCGCCATGGAGACCCCCACGGGCCACCCCCTGGCTGCGGGCGCGCTGGAGCAGGCGCGGCGCTGGCTACAGGACCACCGCAACGAACCCTACAGCCTGCAGGCTACGGCCCGCGCCGCCGCCACCAGCCCGCGCACCTTGCTGCGCTGGTTTGCCCAGGTGCATGGCGAAACACCACAGGACTACCTGCACCGGCTGCGCATTGCCCAGGCCCAGGCGCTGCTGCAGACCACCTACCTCACAGTGGACGATGTGGCGCAGCAATGCGGCTACAACGACACGGGAAGTTTCCGCAAGGTGTTCACCCGCGTGGCGGGGGTGACGCCAGGGGCCTACCGTCAGCGCTTCAAGCTGCGCACGTCGCGCAAGCAGTGGCTGGGGCGGCAGGGGCTGTCTGGCGACGACGGGCCGGTGTAG
- a CDS encoding class I SAM-dependent methyltransferase — translation MQALLDAIAAMPLPTDAQRVFHGRGGLFPGCEQWVLDAYPPVLVLTSFAPVSDAELEIIGAALQARWSQIAPEGQPLNWVFQHRGEALRIEGRSETRLMAGAVPDPHVVTEAGVRYRVHVLRGQNHGLFLDMAAGRRWVHDYAAARSQDRYGLKVLNLFAYTCAFSVVALQAGAKQVVNVDMSHGAIGIGQQNHQLNGITSGATFLPHDIFSSWGKINRSGPYGLVIVDPPSYQKGSFVATKDYARLMRRLPDLLAPGGQALLCLNAPELGLAFLQDQMQELAPELRFVERVANPAVFADVDPQRALKVLVYQAPELAATA, via the coding sequence ATGCAAGCCCTGCTCGACGCCATTGCCGCCATGCCCCTGCCCACCGACGCCCAGCGCGTCTTCCACGGCCGGGGTGGGCTGTTTCCGGGCTGCGAGCAGTGGGTGCTGGACGCGTACCCGCCGGTGCTGGTGCTGACGAGCTTTGCCCCAGTCAGCGACGCCGAACTGGAGATCATCGGCGCGGCGCTGCAGGCACGCTGGTCGCAGATTGCGCCCGAAGGCCAGCCGCTGAACTGGGTCTTCCAGCACCGGGGCGAGGCCCTGCGCATTGAGGGCCGCAGCGAAACGCGCCTGATGGCCGGCGCCGTACCTGACCCCCATGTGGTCACCGAAGCGGGCGTGCGCTACCGCGTGCATGTGCTGCGTGGCCAGAACCACGGCCTGTTCCTGGACATGGCCGCAGGCCGCCGCTGGGTGCATGACTACGCCGCCGCGCGCAGCCAGGACCGCTACGGCCTCAAGGTGCTGAACCTGTTTGCCTACACCTGCGCGTTTTCGGTGGTGGCGCTGCAGGCGGGCGCCAAACAGGTGGTCAATGTGGACATGAGCCATGGCGCCATCGGCATCGGGCAGCAGAACCACCAGCTCAACGGCATCACCTCGGGTGCCACCTTCCTGCCGCACGACATCTTCAGCAGCTGGGGCAAGATCAACCGCAGCGGCCCGTATGGCCTGGTCATCGTGGACCCGCCCAGCTACCAGAAAGGCAGCTTTGTCGCCACCAAGGACTACGCCCGCCTGATGCGCCGCCTGCCCGACCTGCTGGCCCCCGGCGGCCAAGCACTGCTGTGCCTCAATGCGCCCGAGCTGGGCCTGGCCTTTTTGCAGGACCAGATGCAGGAGCTGGCGCCAGAACTGCGGTTTGTGGAGCGTGTGGCCAATCCGGCTGTGTTTGCCGATGTGGATCCGCAGCGCGCGCTGAAGGTGCTGGTGTACCAGGCGCCTGAACTGGCGGCGACAGCCTAA
- a CDS encoding flavodoxin family protein, giving the protein MHTAKNLLIVYHSLTGGTHQMVDAACAGAAAADSGVTVRLLTAPEAHAADVLAADGYLFATPENLAAVSGLLKDFFDRTYYGALDQINGRPYASLVCAGSDGTNAARQIARIATGWRLRPVADPLIVCTHAQTPEAILAPKQIAPADLERCRALGEAMAAGLGMGVF; this is encoded by the coding sequence ATGCACACTGCCAAAAACCTGCTGATCGTTTACCACTCGCTCACCGGCGGTACCCACCAGATGGTGGACGCGGCCTGCGCTGGCGCGGCAGCGGCTGACAGCGGGGTGACCGTACGGCTCCTGACCGCCCCTGAGGCCCATGCCGCCGATGTGTTGGCAGCGGACGGCTATCTGTTTGCCACGCCCGAAAACCTGGCGGCTGTCAGCGGCCTGCTCAAGGACTTTTTTGACCGCACCTACTACGGCGCACTCGACCAGATCAATGGCCGCCCCTATGCCAGCCTGGTCTGCGCTGGCAGCGACGGCACCAACGCCGCCCGCCAGATCGCACGCATCGCCACCGGCTGGCGCCTGCGGCCTGTGGCAGACCCACTGATCGTCTGCACCCACGCACAAACGCCCGAGGCCATCCTGGCCCCCAAGCAGATTGCACCGGCCGACCTGGAGCGCTGCCGCGCACTGGGTGAGGCGATGGCGGCGGGGCTGGGGATGGGGGTGTTTTAG
- a CDS encoding diguanylate cyclase domain-containing protein, which translates to MRLISSVSRWLQTTRSRLTLLFGGTAVATGLAVGLLADELLTRQLTDLSGQSLMNSSQPIALALAQGMQEREREISLLSHLPMLTQGSGYNPQLQAHLEQIRQSYPFYSWIGVTDTQGVVEVATGNLLQGQDVSQRPWFSAGRQGPYVGDAHDAVLLDKLLRAPGSPVPLRFMDYASPVRGQDSALKGVVAAHVNWAWVQDIIHRASPAAPLSNGLEVMLVNKDGVINTEGAVEQPRAALPILPEPGAFRVMSWGDTSRQAYLTAVVSVRAQTATDLGWLLVTRQPLEMALQPINRLHTLLALLLGLMAALLAGLAYGVARRFSQPVERLAEAARQVQATGQVAALDFEMKTVEFQHLRSALQNMAQGLLEGRAALQSANAELEQRVAERTVALHQSEQRYLSILEDQTEIICRFDASNRMTFVNEAFCRLFHLRRDEVEGQVWAPIVHPDDLPLVTQALQGVSPAQPLAVVENRVVTGDGTIRWCQFSNRALFDDNGQLMEWQSVGRDVTERRQLEAELAQASEQFQDLYDHAPCGYYALDGQGKYVHLNLLTLQWLGMPREEVIGKLGPADFFDEEGRAQFVANFPTFLRTGKIGPLEFNLCGRGRGPRRVSVSSTAILNAQGEYVMSRSIMYDVSELHAARQQLHTLNLEQHAMLDNDLIGIAKVKDRVIVWRNPALERIFGYAPGALQGRTTEERFVDREDFLTFGRDAYAVVASGQHYRQQRRMRRVTGEEVWIDVNGVMLGAEGESLWLMQDITAMRQYQEQVEHIAFHDSLTGLPNRLLLADRLAQAFALCDRTHTQAAVCYLDLNGFKPINDRYGHDMGDEVLKITGRRLLEQVRGNDTAARIGGDEFVLVLTAVKDPAEVSVALQRVMAAIEQPIDLGGGRVVSVSAAVGTALYPRDGTTTFGLLRAADQAMYADKGHVSAERSL; encoded by the coding sequence ATGCGCTTGATTTCCTCTGTGTCCCGTTGGCTGCAGACCACACGTTCTCGGCTGACCCTGCTGTTTGGTGGCACGGCGGTGGCCACGGGCCTGGCGGTGGGTCTGTTGGCTGACGAACTGTTGACCCGACAGCTCACGGACCTCAGCGGGCAGTCGCTCATGAACTCCAGCCAGCCCATTGCGTTGGCGCTGGCCCAGGGCATGCAAGAGCGCGAACGCGAAATTTCTCTGCTGAGCCACCTGCCCATGCTGACCCAGGGCTCAGGCTACAACCCGCAATTGCAGGCCCACCTGGAGCAGATCCGGCAGTCCTACCCGTTCTATTCATGGATCGGCGTGACCGACACCCAGGGCGTGGTGGAGGTGGCCACGGGCAATCTGCTGCAGGGCCAGGATGTGTCCCAGCGGCCCTGGTTTAGTGCGGGCCGCCAGGGGCCTTATGTGGGCGACGCGCACGACGCGGTGCTGCTGGACAAGCTGCTGCGCGCGCCAGGCAGTCCGGTGCCTTTGCGTTTCATGGACTATGCGTCGCCCGTGCGCGGGCAGGACTCTGCGCTCAAGGGCGTGGTTGCCGCGCATGTGAACTGGGCGTGGGTACAGGACATCATCCACCGCGCAAGTCCGGCCGCACCTTTGTCCAACGGCCTGGAGGTCATGCTGGTCAACAAGGACGGCGTCATCAACACCGAGGGCGCGGTCGAGCAGCCCCGCGCAGCCTTGCCCATCCTGCCTGAGCCGGGCGCGTTCCGCGTGATGTCCTGGGGCGACACGTCCAGGCAGGCTTACCTCACGGCCGTGGTGTCGGTGCGCGCCCAGACCGCCACCGACCTGGGCTGGTTGCTCGTTACGCGGCAGCCGCTGGAGATGGCCTTGCAGCCCATCAACCGCCTGCACACCCTGCTGGCGCTGTTGTTGGGTCTGATGGCGGCGTTGCTGGCCGGGCTGGCCTACGGGGTGGCCCGGCGCTTCAGCCAGCCGGTGGAGCGCCTGGCCGAGGCCGCGCGCCAGGTGCAGGCCACCGGACAGGTTGCCGCGCTCGACTTCGAGATGAAAACGGTGGAGTTTCAGCACCTGCGCTCGGCGCTGCAGAACATGGCGCAGGGCCTGCTGGAAGGCCGTGCGGCACTGCAAAGCGCCAACGCCGAGTTGGAGCAGCGCGTAGCCGAACGCACCGTGGCCCTGCACCAAAGCGAGCAGCGGTATCTGTCGATCCTGGAGGACCAGACCGAGATCATTTGCCGGTTTGACGCCAGCAACCGCATGACCTTTGTGAACGAGGCGTTCTGCCGGCTGTTCCACCTGCGCCGCGACGAGGTGGAGGGCCAGGTGTGGGCACCCATCGTGCACCCCGACGATCTGCCCCTGGTCACGCAGGCGCTGCAGGGCGTCAGCCCTGCGCAGCCGCTGGCGGTGGTGGAAAACCGCGTCGTGACGGGCGACGGAACCATCCGCTGGTGCCAGTTCAGCAACCGCGCCTTGTTCGACGACAACGGCCAACTGATGGAGTGGCAGTCGGTGGGGCGCGATGTCACCGAGCGCCGCCAGCTCGAAGCCGAGCTGGCGCAGGCCTCCGAGCAGTTTCAGGACCTGTACGACCATGCGCCTTGCGGGTACTACGCGCTGGACGGCCAAGGCAAATATGTGCACCTGAACCTGCTCACCTTGCAGTGGCTGGGCATGCCGCGCGAAGAAGTGATCGGCAAGCTGGGCCCGGCGGATTTCTTTGACGAGGAAGGCCGGGCGCAGTTTGTGGCGAATTTCCCGACCTTTTTGCGGACCGGGAAGATCGGGCCGCTGGAGTTCAACCTGTGCGGCCGTGGCCGCGGGCCGCGGCGGGTGAGCGTGTCGTCCACCGCCATCCTCAACGCGCAGGGCGAGTACGTGATGAGCCGCTCCATCATGTACGACGTGAGCGAGCTGCATGCCGCACGCCAGCAGCTGCACACCCTGAACCTGGAGCAGCACGCGATGCTGGACAACGACCTGATCGGCATCGCCAAGGTCAAGGACCGCGTCATTGTCTGGCGCAACCCGGCGCTGGAGCGCATCTTTGGCTACGCGCCCGGCGCCCTGCAGGGCCGTACGACCGAAGAGAGGTTTGTGGACCGCGAGGACTTCCTGACCTTTGGCCGCGACGCCTATGCGGTGGTGGCCTCGGGCCAGCACTACCGGCAGCAGCGCCGCATGCGCCGGGTGACGGGCGAGGAGGTGTGGATCGACGTCAACGGCGTGATGCTCGGGGCCGAGGGGGAGTCCCTGTGGCTCATGCAGGACATCACGGCCATGAGGCAGTACCAGGAGCAGGTGGAGCACATTGCCTTCCACGACAGCCTGACCGGCCTACCCAACCGGCTGCTGCTGGCCGACCGGCTGGCCCAGGCCTTTGCGCTGTGCGACCGTACCCATACCCAGGCGGCGGTGTGCTATCTCGACCTCAACGGCTTCAAGCCCATCAACGACCGCTATGGCCACGATATGGGCGACGAGGTGCTCAAGATCACTGGCCGCCGCTTGCTGGAGCAGGTGCGTGGCAACGACACGGCGGCCCGCATCGGGGGGGACGAGTTTGTGCTGGTGCTCACCGCCGTAAAGGACCCGGCCGAGGTGAGCGTGGCGCTGCAGCGGGTGATGGCAGCCATCGAGCAACCCATCGACCTGGGCGGAGGCCGCGTGGTGAGTGTGTCGGCCGCGGTCGGCACCGCCCTTTATCCCCGCGATGGCACTACGACGTTCGGTCTGCTGCGTGCAGCCGACCAGGCCATGTACGCCGACAAGGGGCATGTGTCGGCCGAGCGCAGCCTGTGA
- a CDS encoding EVE domain-containing protein, protein MASAPHPTHPSPAADQPARFWLMKSEPDECSIDDALVAPQATVPWTGVRNYQARNFMRDGMQVGDGVLFYHSSCPEPGIAGLARVASGTRADPTQFDPASPYHDPKSPADNPRWLLLDVQAVRKTRLISLAELRAQPTLADMRVLQKGSRLSITPVEASEWAYITEVLMSGG, encoded by the coding sequence ATGGCCTCCGCTCCACACCCCACCCACCCTTCGCCCGCCGCAGACCAACCAGCACGGTTTTGGCTCATGAAGTCCGAGCCCGACGAGTGCTCCATCGACGACGCCCTGGTCGCGCCCCAAGCCACCGTGCCCTGGACCGGCGTGCGCAACTACCAGGCCCGCAACTTCATGCGCGATGGAATGCAGGTGGGGGACGGCGTGCTGTTCTACCACTCCAGCTGCCCCGAGCCTGGCATTGCCGGCCTGGCCCGCGTGGCCAGCGGCACCCGCGCCGACCCCACGCAGTTCGACCCTGCATCGCCCTACCACGACCCCAAGTCCCCGGCAGACAACCCTCGCTGGCTGTTGCTGGACGTGCAGGCCGTGCGCAAGACGCGGCTGATCAGCTTGGCCGAGCTGCGCGCCCAGCCGACACTGGCGGACATGCGGGTGCTGCAAAAGGGCAGCCGCCTGTCCATCACGCCGGTAGAGGCGTCAGAGTGGGCCTATATCACCGAGGTGCTGATGTCGGGCGGCTGA
- a CDS encoding DUF3592 domain-containing protein, with amino-acid sequence MKRPSSPSTTRGARNPAARTGKRAGGWLLGLFALPFAAVGVGMLLLSVLPTLYDWARVQWWQPVPATLVTARLETSRSSKSSSYTVKASYRYQVAGREYQGDRVAISGGGDNVGDFQEALGARLEQALRDGAPVQVWVSPTDPAQAVIDRSLRPGLLALKMVFVVVFGGVGVGLLVHVLRPARAAQGLVGSNGQPLTAGMPGRVERIPGGVTMYFPAGRWWGLKLALALFGAVFLAVGALVPWEQEASADVAPWLLRLVFGGVGGMVLLGSFYALANSLRVRLDHNGLRTERRLLGLMLQWHQVPGPEIARLRVVESYAVQSNSRREVYFRIVAELCSGKKITVAQDLQGRKDADRMLAAIGSATGYPVR; translated from the coding sequence ATGAAACGACCTTCTTCACCCTCCACTACTCGGGGCGCACGTAACCCGGCTGCCCGCACCGGCAAGCGCGCAGGTGGCTGGCTGCTGGGCCTGTTTGCCCTGCCATTTGCGGCTGTGGGCGTGGGCATGCTGCTGCTCAGCGTGCTGCCCACGCTGTACGACTGGGCACGCGTGCAATGGTGGCAGCCCGTGCCCGCCACGCTGGTGACGGCACGCCTGGAGACCAGCCGCAGCAGCAAATCCAGCTCCTACACCGTCAAGGCCAGCTACCGCTATCAGGTGGCGGGGCGTGAATACCAGGGGGATCGCGTGGCGATCAGTGGCGGTGGCGACAACGTGGGCGATTTTCAGGAAGCGCTGGGTGCGCGGCTGGAGCAGGCGCTGCGCGATGGCGCGCCCGTACAGGTGTGGGTCAGTCCGACCGACCCTGCGCAAGCAGTCATCGACCGCAGTCTGCGGCCCGGTCTGCTCGCCCTGAAGATGGTGTTTGTGGTGGTGTTTGGTGGCGTGGGTGTGGGGCTGCTGGTGCATGTGCTGCGACCGGCCCGTGCCGCGCAGGGCCTTGTGGGCAGCAACGGCCAGCCGCTGACCGCCGGGATGCCCGGGCGGGTGGAGCGCATACCTGGCGGGGTGACCATGTACTTTCCGGCCGGACGTTGGTGGGGACTCAAGCTGGCGCTGGCATTGTTTGGTGCGGTTTTTCTGGCCGTGGGCGCGTTGGTGCCTTGGGAGCAGGAGGCATCAGCAGATGTGGCGCCGTGGCTGTTGCGCCTGGTATTCGGCGGTGTGGGCGGCATGGTACTGCTTGGCAGTTTCTACGCCCTGGCCAACAGCCTGCGTGTGCGACTGGACCACAACGGCCTGCGTACCGAGCGGCGCCTGCTGGGCCTGATGCTGCAGTGGCACCAAGTGCCCGGCCCCGAAATCGCCCGGCTGCGTGTGGTGGAGAGCTACGCGGTCCAGAGCAACAGCCGCCGCGAGGTCTACTTCCGCATCGTGGCCGAGCTGTGCAGCGGCAAGAAGATCACCGTGGCCCAGGATCTGCAGGGTCGAAAAGACGCAGACCGGATGCTCGCGGCCATCGGCAGCGCCACGGGCTACCCCGTTCGCTGA